The following are from one region of the Sardina pilchardus chromosome 4, fSarPil1.1, whole genome shotgun sequence genome:
- the ccnt2a gene encoding cyclin-T2a isoform X1 yields the protein MAAYRGSSSKWFFTREQLESTPSRRCGVEPDRELSYRQQAANLIQDMGQRLNVSQLTINTAIVYMHRFYMYHSFTKFHRNIISPTTLFLAAKVEEQPRKLEHVIKVAHACLYPQEPPLDTKSNAYLQQAQELVILETIVLQTLGFEITIEHPHTDVVKCSQLVREANSHPPLSSSATASKDLAQTSYFMATNSLHLTTFCLQHKPTVIACVCIHLACKWSNWEIPVSTDGKHWWEYVDSSVTLELLDELTHEFLQILEKTPSRLKRIRNWRATQAAKKPKADGQVTDGSGTFACPSLSQDHSLVDAIPGVSGDASFSKASASFPVGLPGNSGGGLSLDALTGMGGTAYTYTAPSDWPQDQGHSDPLKPDALGLQQGAAPLLPQHGSSSSSSSSSSHPHRPDKGAEFNPVKHEHKPGGGAKHQPPAFPAPPPPPPPPAVAPVKMSLDKYREKQAAELAGQKRRHEQQHSAEHEGRDAYSSAALQTDHRRHLQAHLHGQLTGPGSSSLSTASPLKMKLPLPGQERSQSGSGNNGGGDRRDKGASLKLRLPLPTPGERSGSGSKEELKMKIKVSSERHSSSDEGAAKSKHSSPLVVKEKHRDREHSGHRHHHKHGHSHFHVHSGNGRGAHEGSGVSGGALLRSPLGLAADGLTMMAPSASATATSASSGSSSSSSSRKRGYPESSHNHHSSKKNKSSKGNSAGGLRTSQQHPGDMGQEAGGEPRA from the exons AACTGACAATAAATACTGCTATTGTTTACATGCATAGGTTTTATATGTACCACTCTTTCACAAAATTCCATAGAAAT ATCATATCCCCTACCACCTTATTCCTGGCTGCCAAAGTTGAGGAGCAGCCTCGGAAGCTTGAGCATGTCATTAAAGTGGCGCATGCCTGTTTATACCCTCAAGAGCCTCCACTGGATACAAAGAGTAAT GCATACCTCCAGCAAGCTCAAGAGCTGGTGATACTTGAAACCATAGTGCTGCAGACTTTAG GTTTTGAAATAACAATTGAGCatccacacactgatgttgtgaAATGTTCCCAACTAGTGCGAG AAGCTAattctcatccccctctctcttcttctgccaCAGCAAGCAAGGATCTGGCACAGACTTCCTATTTCATGGCTACCAACAG CCTCCACCTCACCACCTTCTGTCTGCAGCACAAGCCCACGgtcattgcgtgtgtgtgcatccatctgGCGTGCAAATGGTCCAACTGGGAGATCCCAGTGTCCAccgatgggaaacactggtGGGAATATGTGGACAGCTCGGTCACCCTGGAGCTTTTGGATG AACTGACGCATGAATTCCTCCAGATTTTGGAGAAGACTCCGAGCAGGCTAAAGCGGATTCGTAACTGGAGG GCGACGCAAGCTGCCAAAAAGCCCAAAGCAGACGGCCAGGTGACCGACGGCAGCGGCACCTTCGCGTGCCCATCCCTGTCGCAGGACCATTCCCTGGTCGATGCCATTCCTGGTGTGTCTGGAGACGCGTCCTTCTCCAAGGCCTCGGCCTCGTTTCCTGTCGGCCTGCCGGGCAACTCCGGCGGCGGCCTCTCCCTGGACGCCCTCACGGGCATGGGCGGCACCGCCTACACGTACACCGCCCCGAGCGACTGGCCTCAGGACCAGGGCCACTCGGACCCCCTCAAACCGGACGCCCTGGGTCTCCAGCAAGGTGCGGCGCCATTGCTGCCCCAGCacggctcctcctcctcatcctcctcctcttcctcacacccGCACCGGCCCGACAAAGGCGCCGAGTTCAACCCCGTCAAACACGAACACAAGCCCGGCGGAGGGGCCAAACACCAGCCGCCGGCGTTTCCCGCGCCcccgcctcctccgcctcctcccgCCGTCGCCCCGGTCAAGATGTCTCTGGACAAGTACCGCGAGAAGCAGGCCGCTGAGCTGGCCGGGCAGAAGCGCCGGCACGAGCAGCAGCATAGCGCCGAGCATGAAGGTCGGGACGCGTACAGTAGCGCCGCCCTACAGACTGACCACCGCAGGCACCTGCAGGCCCACCTGCACGGCCAGCTGACGGGTCCCGGCAGCAGTAGCCTGTCCACCGCGTCCCCTCTGAAGATGAAGCTGCCCCTGCCTGGCCAGGAGAGGTCTCAGAGCGGCAGCGGGAACAACGGCGGAGGGGACCGGCGCGACAAAGGCGCCTCGCTCAAGCTGCGCCTCCCGCTCCCTACCCCGGGCGAGAGGAGTGGCTCGGGCAGCAAGGAGGAGCTCAAGATGAAGATCAAAGTGTCCTCGGAGCGGCACAGCTCCTCGGACGAGGGCGCTGCCAAGAGCAAACATTCCAGCCCGCTGGTGGTCAAGGAGAAGCACCGGGACCGGGAGCACTCGGGCCACCGGCACCACCACAAACACGGGCACTCCCACTTCCACGTGCACAGCGGCAACGGCCGAGGGGCCCACGAAGGCTCGGGGGTGTCCGGAGGCGCCCTCCTCCGCAGCCCCCTGGGCCTCGCCGCCGACGGGTTGACCATGATGGCCCCCAGCGCATCAGCCACTGCCACCTCAGCGTCCTCcggttcctcttcctcctcctcctcgcgcaAGAGGGGCTACCCCGAGAGCAGCCACAACCACCACTCCTCCAAAAAGAACAAAAGCTCCAAGGGCAACTCAG CTGGAGGCCTGCGGACGTCTCAGCAGCACCCTGGCGACATGGGACAGGAAGCCGGCGGGGAGCCGCGGGCCTGA
- the ccnt2a gene encoding cyclin-T2a isoform X2, with product MAAYRGSSSKWFFTREQLESTPSRRCGVEPDRELSYRQQAANLIQDMGQRLNVSQLTINTAIVYMHRFYMYHSFTKFHRNIISPTTLFLAAKVEEQPRKLEHVIKVAHACLYPQEPPLDTKSNAYLQQAQELVILETIVLQTLGFEITIEHPHTDVVKCSQLVRASKDLAQTSYFMATNSLHLTTFCLQHKPTVIACVCIHLACKWSNWEIPVSTDGKHWWEYVDSSVTLELLDELTHEFLQILEKTPSRLKRIRNWRATQAAKKPKADGQVTDGSGTFACPSLSQDHSLVDAIPGVSGDASFSKASASFPVGLPGNSGGGLSLDALTGMGGTAYTYTAPSDWPQDQGHSDPLKPDALGLQQGAAPLLPQHGSSSSSSSSSSHPHRPDKGAEFNPVKHEHKPGGGAKHQPPAFPAPPPPPPPPAVAPVKMSLDKYREKQAAELAGQKRRHEQQHSAEHEGRDAYSSAALQTDHRRHLQAHLHGQLTGPGSSSLSTASPLKMKLPLPGQERSQSGSGNNGGGDRRDKGASLKLRLPLPTPGERSGSGSKEELKMKIKVSSERHSSSDEGAAKSKHSSPLVVKEKHRDREHSGHRHHHKHGHSHFHVHSGNGRGAHEGSGVSGGALLRSPLGLAADGLTMMAPSASATATSASSGSSSSSSSRKRGYPESSHNHHSSKKNKSSKGNSAGGLRTSQQHPGDMGQEAGGEPRA from the exons AACTGACAATAAATACTGCTATTGTTTACATGCATAGGTTTTATATGTACCACTCTTTCACAAAATTCCATAGAAAT ATCATATCCCCTACCACCTTATTCCTGGCTGCCAAAGTTGAGGAGCAGCCTCGGAAGCTTGAGCATGTCATTAAAGTGGCGCATGCCTGTTTATACCCTCAAGAGCCTCCACTGGATACAAAGAGTAAT GCATACCTCCAGCAAGCTCAAGAGCTGGTGATACTTGAAACCATAGTGCTGCAGACTTTAG GTTTTGAAATAACAATTGAGCatccacacactgatgttgtgaAATGTTCCCAACTAGTGCGAG CAAGCAAGGATCTGGCACAGACTTCCTATTTCATGGCTACCAACAG CCTCCACCTCACCACCTTCTGTCTGCAGCACAAGCCCACGgtcattgcgtgtgtgtgcatccatctgGCGTGCAAATGGTCCAACTGGGAGATCCCAGTGTCCAccgatgggaaacactggtGGGAATATGTGGACAGCTCGGTCACCCTGGAGCTTTTGGATG AACTGACGCATGAATTCCTCCAGATTTTGGAGAAGACTCCGAGCAGGCTAAAGCGGATTCGTAACTGGAGG GCGACGCAAGCTGCCAAAAAGCCCAAAGCAGACGGCCAGGTGACCGACGGCAGCGGCACCTTCGCGTGCCCATCCCTGTCGCAGGACCATTCCCTGGTCGATGCCATTCCTGGTGTGTCTGGAGACGCGTCCTTCTCCAAGGCCTCGGCCTCGTTTCCTGTCGGCCTGCCGGGCAACTCCGGCGGCGGCCTCTCCCTGGACGCCCTCACGGGCATGGGCGGCACCGCCTACACGTACACCGCCCCGAGCGACTGGCCTCAGGACCAGGGCCACTCGGACCCCCTCAAACCGGACGCCCTGGGTCTCCAGCAAGGTGCGGCGCCATTGCTGCCCCAGCacggctcctcctcctcatcctcctcctcttcctcacacccGCACCGGCCCGACAAAGGCGCCGAGTTCAACCCCGTCAAACACGAACACAAGCCCGGCGGAGGGGCCAAACACCAGCCGCCGGCGTTTCCCGCGCCcccgcctcctccgcctcctcccgCCGTCGCCCCGGTCAAGATGTCTCTGGACAAGTACCGCGAGAAGCAGGCCGCTGAGCTGGCCGGGCAGAAGCGCCGGCACGAGCAGCAGCATAGCGCCGAGCATGAAGGTCGGGACGCGTACAGTAGCGCCGCCCTACAGACTGACCACCGCAGGCACCTGCAGGCCCACCTGCACGGCCAGCTGACGGGTCCCGGCAGCAGTAGCCTGTCCACCGCGTCCCCTCTGAAGATGAAGCTGCCCCTGCCTGGCCAGGAGAGGTCTCAGAGCGGCAGCGGGAACAACGGCGGAGGGGACCGGCGCGACAAAGGCGCCTCGCTCAAGCTGCGCCTCCCGCTCCCTACCCCGGGCGAGAGGAGTGGCTCGGGCAGCAAGGAGGAGCTCAAGATGAAGATCAAAGTGTCCTCGGAGCGGCACAGCTCCTCGGACGAGGGCGCTGCCAAGAGCAAACATTCCAGCCCGCTGGTGGTCAAGGAGAAGCACCGGGACCGGGAGCACTCGGGCCACCGGCACCACCACAAACACGGGCACTCCCACTTCCACGTGCACAGCGGCAACGGCCGAGGGGCCCACGAAGGCTCGGGGGTGTCCGGAGGCGCCCTCCTCCGCAGCCCCCTGGGCCTCGCCGCCGACGGGTTGACCATGATGGCCCCCAGCGCATCAGCCACTGCCACCTCAGCGTCCTCcggttcctcttcctcctcctcctcgcgcaAGAGGGGCTACCCCGAGAGCAGCCACAACCACCACTCCTCCAAAAAGAACAAAAGCTCCAAGGGCAACTCAG CTGGAGGCCTGCGGACGTCTCAGCAGCACCCTGGCGACATGGGACAGGAAGCCGGCGGGGAGCCGCGGGCCTGA
- the map3k19 gene encoding mitogen-activated protein kinase kinase kinase 19 — protein sequence MDLKEDLEAVVSWLELRHWEEVDHPHNAESSTPLISACQRGLDTIMHTLLEHAADVTLCNQSNQTAMHVCHPELQEELLLAMFRPLPPEAQLRQACWQGNLHLVQHWLAQSKFVDVNAPNRDGLTPLMLAVRDVDLFESMNSRLPWEHNPLGVVKELLTASAHLEVCDHRGYSALKYAYHIKCSLREELVQMVMGAHHQQALMYLTLEMVDHEESSESISCCFTPCAVLEQTSGISESQLQCLDGGPPSEQHQINSQDHEISKFTRSRPVTPREMRHTDKVERKENSRTRLLPKLADHCRLDITNATAGMLRSTEPNGISAASWTDMSTKPVPPASPAPQSSLLSRSAPTIMEPFLGASSLLHVRTNIHNRLTNSKETDEWGQKGSPDSEKIRTPRTLAPLKRGCRNNPVLSCLRAPRPLKPIGLFPPSSDHSGGADKAAREDREGSCVSGRQGPLGREDTNRDNCDKESLVDLHEPISKGSPLFDYQDSSVFECAANPGHEVDRLCGESTGVMFEEGVCAISLFDDKENCEFHHTDVNTEIAQGDKDPQIDYADEAHAKQKAVCSENPSSEVCRTEQSHSKSHSTTGDSPVDEVKIENSHGVGVGTEPPLDPTVDIIVSIEEHVVRANSQMVRLKKDRKGSIPFQTNNSFNVLACKNQSRKNPTVPFHVKSPDGKSDLVNKNMSGIHTNTAQASTRKRVTESVKPRRGSSDKKRLNNIRSQSQKHLNQKDQNRTKHLPNTEIVGPPKAKSAVDYVTYNDMFHEIMNGDNGPAIFEMFATPLYDKLRMARSSGRERQVQSAPPIKDQIQNTKNRCPKKVERKKKKQTDKSKPKRNRETVATGQPCNGLSLKKDDTESFSNPNHASTTRKPEVTSSVEVNEEMDAPESEEQTLKAHVLSIIQEALSQTSSLAPMLDNQSQGKCLGASAEKRKASTQLTGSNQEVHEKPEVRVDPNTECNQSPDFISSPDWPAHGKVNSWTSSSKELTRLPRFQTYGDEESDEEVDEPLTDELMQCLVDELISLEEKEIETDHSEYTRDDGQRKEAPLLTQQTFHKASGVVNMEESFDNGAITWTKGEILGRGAYGTVYCGLTSQGQLIAVKQVILDATDKETADKEYGSLQREVDLLKSLHHTNIVDFLGTSLSESIISIFMEYVPGGSIASVLHRFGPLPERVFAIYTRQILEGVAYLHSNRVIHRDLKGNNIMLMPTGVVKLIDFGCARQLSYLNQTGSNGNLLKSAHGTPYWMAPEVINETGHGRKSDIWSIGCTVFEMATGKPPLTHMDKMAALFYIGARQGLMPSLPDNFSKHAKHFVQACLTSDQHLRPSAEQLLDHPFIMHGRWFD from the exons ATGGATCTGAAGGAGGACTTGGAGGCGGTGGTCTCGTGGCTGGAGCTCCGGCACTGGGAGGAGGTGGACCATCCACACAATGCAGAGAGCTCCACGCCGCTTATCAGTGCCTGCCAGAGGGGCCTGGACACG ATAATGCACACCCTTCTAGAGCATGCCGCCGATGTCACGCTGTGTAACCAGAGCAACCAGACGGCTATGCATGTGTGCCATCCGGAGCTCCAGGAAGAGCTGCTGCTGGCCATGTTCAGGCCCCTGCCTCCCGAGGCTCAACTCCGACAGGCCTGTTGGCAGGGGAACCTTCACCTGGTGCAGCACTGGCTG gctcaGAGCAAGTTTGTGGACGTGAATGCACCAAACAGGGATGGGTTAACCCCTCTCATGCTAGCGGTGAGAGATGTTGACCTATTTGAAAGTATGAACAGCCGTCTACCGTGGGAACACAATCCACTGGGAGTAGTGAAGGAGCTATTGACAGCTTCTGC TCACCTGGAGGTGTGTGACCACAGGGGATACTCTGCACTGAAGTACGCCTATCACATTAAGTGTTCATTGAGGGAGGAGCTGGTGCAGATGGTAATGGGTGCCCACCACCAGCAAG CACTCATGTACCTGACCTTGGAGATGGTGGATCATGAGGAATCGTCTGAGAGTATCTCATGTTGCTTCACACCCTGTGCTGTCCTTGAGCAGACATCTGGCATTTCTGAG AGTCAACTTCAGTGTTTGGATGGTGGGCCGCCGTCGGAACAACACCAAATAAACAGTCAAG ATCACGAGATCTCGAAGTTTACCAGGAGTAGACCGGTCACACCAAGGGAGATGAGACACACTGACAAGGTCGAGAGGAAGGAGAACAG TCGAACGAGACTTCTTCCGAAGCTGGCGGACCATTGCAGATTAGACATTACGAATGCCACTGCTGGTATGCTGCGGAGTACAGAGCCCAATGGCATATCAGCTGCAAGCTGGACAGACATGAGCACCAAGCCTGTTCCTCCTGCATCTCCGGCTCCACAGTCATCACTACTGAGCCGATCTGCACCAACCATCATGGAGCCTTTCCTTGGTGCAAGTTCCCTTCTTCATGTGCGGACTAACATTCACAATC GATTGACAAATTCCAAGGAGACAGATGAATGGGGTCAGAAG GGTTCTCCAGATTCAGAGAAAATCAGGACTCCAAGAACTTTGGCTCCATTGAAGAGAGGCTGCAGAAATAACCCGGTCCTATCATGTCTCAGAGCACCACGACCACTCAAACCTATTGGATTATTTCCTCCGTCGTCTGACCACTCTGGCGGGGCAGATAAGGCAGCCAGAGAGGATAGAGAAGGAAGCTGTGTCAGTGGTAGACAAGGGCCACTGGGCAGAGAGGACACTAATAGGGACAATTGTGATAAAGAGAGCCTGGTTGACTTGCATGAACCAATATCAAAGGGGTCACCTCTCTTTGATTATCAGGACTcatctgtgtttgagtgtgcagcAAACCCAGGACATGAGGTTGACCGTCTGTGTGGTGAGTCTACTGGTGTGATGTTTGAGGAAGGTGTTTGTGCCATATCTCTGTTTGATGACAAGGAAAACTGTGAATTTCATCATACAGACGTTAACACTGAAATAGCACAGGGTGACAAAGACCCTCAGATTGACTATGCAGATGAGGCACATGCCAAGCAGAAGGCTGTCTGCTCTGAAAATCCTTCATCAGAGGTATGCAGAACAGAGCAATCACATTCAAAGTCACATTCCACAACTGGGGACTCTCCAGTGGATGAAGTCAAAATTGAAAACTCCCATGGTGTGGGAGTTGGTACTGAGCCTCCTCTTGATCCAACTGTAGACATCATAGTGTCAATAGAGGAACATGTGGTTAGAGCCAACAGTCAGATGGTAAGAttgaagaaagacagaaagggaaGCATTCCTTTCCAAACTAACAATTCTTTTAATGTCCTGGCATGTAAAAACCAGAGTAGGAAAAATCCAACTGTTCCATTCCATGTAAAGAGCCCAGATGGAAAATCTGATTTAGTCAACAAAAATATGTCtggcattcacacaaacacagcgcaAGCAAGCACTCGAAAACGAGTTACGGAGTCAGTAAAACCCAGAAGGGGAAGCTCTGACAAGAAACGTCTGAACAATATAAGGTCACAAAGTCAAAAGCATCTCAACCAAAAGGACCAGAATAGAACCAAACACCTCCCCAATACAGAGATTGTAGGACCACCCAAGGCCAAATCAGCTGTGGATTATGTAACTTACAATGACATGTTTCACGAGATCATGAATGGAGACAATGGGCCGGCCATCTTTGAGATGTTCGCCACCCCGCTGTATGACAAACTCAGAATGGCAAGGTCctctggcagagagagacaggtgcaGTCAGCTCCTCCAATCAAGGACCAGATTCAAAACACCAAGAACAGGTGTCCCAAGaaggtggagagaaagaaaaagaaacagactGATAAGAGTAAACCGAAAAGAAATAGGGAGACTGTAGCCACAGGGCAGCCTTGCAATGGACTATCTTTGAAAAAAGATGACACTGAATCATTTTCCAATCCAAATCATGCCAGCACCACAAGGAAGCCAGAGGTGACATCATCTGTTGAGGTAAATGAAGAAATGGATGCTCCTGAAAGTGAAGAGCAAACACTAAAAGCACATGTATTATCAATAATTCAAGAGGCTCTATCTCAAACTAGCTCCCTGGCACCTATGCTTGACAATCAGTCGCAAGGAAAGTGTCTTGGCGCCTCTGCTGAGAAAAGGAAAGCCTCAACTCAGCTCACGGGGAGCAATCAGGAAGTCCACGAAAAACCTGAGGTGAGGGTTGATCCGAACACTGAATGTAATCAAAGTCCAGACTTCATCAGTTCACCAGACTGGCCTGCGCATGGAAAAGTCAACAGTTGGACATCAAGCAGCAAGGAGCTAACACGCCTGCCTCGATTTCAGACATATGGGGATGAAGAAAGCGATGAAGAAGTGGACGAACCTCTTACAGACGAGCTGATGCAGTGCCTGGTGGATGAGTTGATATCACTggaggagaaagaaatagagactGACCATTCTGAGTATACCAGAGATGATGGGCAGAGAAAAGAAGCTCCACTGTTGACCCAACAAACTTTCCACAAG GCCAGTGGGGTTGTCAACATGGAAGAGTCCTTTGACAATGGAGCCATCACATGGACAAAAGGAGAAATCCTGGGCAGAGGGGCGTATGGAACA GTCTACTGTGGTCTGACTAGCCAGGGGCAGCTTATCGCCGTGAAACAAGTAATTCTAGATGCCACGGACAAGGAGACGGCAGATAAGGAGTATGGCTCCCTCCAAAGAGAAGTGGACCTGCTGAAAAGCCTCCACCACACTAACATTGTTGATTTCCTGGGCACCTCTTTGAGCGAGAGCATCATCAGCATATTCATGGAGTACGTCCCTGGAGGATCCATTGCCAGTGTCCTTCATCGTTTTGGTCCCTTACCGGAAAGGGTGTTTGCCATCTATACTCGGCAGATCTTGGAAGGGGTGGCCTACTTACATAGCAACAGAGTCATCCACAGAGACCTGAAGGGGAACAACATTATGCTCATGCCCACTGGCGTGGTCAAGCTCATCGACTTCGGCTGTGCCCGCCAGCTTAGCTATCTCAACCAAACCGGCAGTAATGGCAACCTTCTGAAGTCTGCACATGGCACGCCCTACTGGATGGCACCGGAAGTGATTAACGAGACTGGGCATGGCCGGAAGTCGGATATCTGGAGTATTGGCTGCACTGTGTTTGAGATGGCGACTGGCAAACCGCCACTGACTCACATGGACAAGATGGCTGCTCTATTCTACATAGGGGCTCGACAAGGGCTGATGCCGTCTTTGCCTGACAACTTCTCCaaacatgcaaaacattttGTACAAGCATGTCTGACAAG TGATCAGCACCTGAGACCATCTGCAGAGCAGCTGTTGGACCATCCCTTCATTATGCATGGACGATGGTTTGACTAA
- the LOC134078647 gene encoding FAST kinase domain-containing protein 3, mitochondrial-like, with amino-acid sequence MPYTTCYQTFIERVVNSVYLPVTSSPVSRTIRGNFTATMNSISCISSSVRAVGKFTSNSACRRLIQRTESYGLCTMQLVHICNMHMSNGRGSQALQLRNVTEDSLDVINQIERYRTLSNTLPTGEAYLKHMPANGRSQTLHSFNESEMWNIVKNTPNGVSISGIATLMGICVKIGMDSDSATGLISKLKQECLRKLNEEDVSITNLCLLGEVVYRLEGASPLLSEVLRSVSTSVDDDLMPLDASHLYTFFALIGNQHLNPHLMTRLSRCTERLAHTLPPTAISNILNSLAVLQDEQSVTLIHRLRERSTLTMGSFSDAELAGILRALARLSQCDARFLYSLEHQLVNRIEECDPDLISAVMEYCLHVRWGTSVVFEAVAKRFVQSAETYSTAQIAQQIVAMGRLNYLPSCASEMFKKLESILTSRFSQFQPRTLLNMLHSCIHLERFPLNFVSRVFSSAFLQRLEVQGHGVDRKALAQLTQLHMCTLLECTFYKGPKLPYHYHMKKFPVVEDFFESPVDQFLLTKIHHPLCKVLGGRNRFSIGVFTQNGYTIDVEICLDEEGLILPLSEWDQTHKRIALCLDGPDRFCTNTHHLLGKEATKRRHLQKLGYMVIQIPYFEYETLRTKTQKKQYLHQKISHAVSQCFS; translated from the exons ATGCCTTACACAACGTGTTACCAAACGTTCATTGAAAGGGTTGTCAACTCTGTGTACTTGCCAGTTACGTCCTCCCCTGTTTCAAGAACAATACGCG GAAACTTCACCGCAACAATGAATTCAATATCTTGTATATCGTCCTCTGTGAGAGCTGTTGGGAAGTTCACCTCCAACTCAGCGTGTCGGAGGTTAATTCAACGAACTGAATCATATGGATTGTGTACAATGCAACTGGTACATATATGTAACATGCACATGTCAAATGGGAGGGGGTCTCAAGCACTTCAGTTACGTAACGTGACAGAGGACAGTCTCGATGTCATCAATCAAATTGAAAGATATCGCACACTGTCAAATACACTGCCTACCGGTGAAGCCTACTTAAAACATATGCCTGCTAATGGACGTTCTCAGACTCTTCATTCCTTTAATGAAAGTGAGATGTGGAACATTGTAAAGAACACCCCTAACGGTGTGAGCATATCTGGTATTGCCACCTTGATGGGGATCTGTGTCAAGATCGGCATGGACTCTGACAGTGCAACAGGTCTCATATCAAAACTTAAACAGGAGTGCCTTAGGAAACTCAATGAAGAGGATGTGTCTATCACTAACTTGTGCCTTCTTGGGGAGGTGGTGTATAGATTGGAGGGTGCATCACCTCTTCTCAGTGAAGTTTTGAGATCAGTTAGTACTAGTGTTGATGATGATCTAATGCCACTGGACGCTTCTCATCTCTACACCTTCTTTGCTTTGATTGGGAACCAACACCTTAACCCACATCTCATGACAAGATTGAGCAGATGCACAGAGAGGTtggcacacacactaccaccaacTGCCATTAGTAACATCCTTAATTCCCTGGCTGTGTTGCAGGACGAACAGTCTGTCACGCTTATTCACAGACTTCGAGAGCGCTCCACTCTTACCATGGGATCATTTAGTGATGCAGAACTTGCTGGGATTCTCCGTGCTCTTGCGCGGTTATCACAGTGCGACGCACGATTCCTATATTCCCTTGAGCATCAGCTAGTGAACAGAATAGAAGAATGTGATCCAGACCTTATCAGTGCAGTAATGGAATACTGTCTCCATGTGCGCTGGGGCACCAGCGTCGTATTTGAAGCCGTCGCCAAGCGGTTCGTCCAAAGTGCGGAAACGTACAGTACGGCTCAAATTGCCCAGCAAATTGTCGCCATGGGAAGACTGAATTACCTCCCAAGCTGTGCCAGTGAGATGTTCAAGAAGTTGGAGAGCATCCTCACCTCAAGGTTCTCACAGTTCCAGCCTCGTACTCTACTCAACATGCTGCATTCCTGCATCCACTTAGAGAGGTTTCCCCTGAACTTTGTTTCCAGAGTCTTCAGTTCCGCCTTTCTTCAAAGATTAGAAG TGCAAGGTCATGGCGTGGACAGAAAAGCATTAGCACAGCTCACCCAGCTCCACATGTGTACTTTGCTGGAGTGCACCTTCTATAAG GGGCCAAAGCTTCCATATCATTACCACATGAAGAAGTTCCCAGTAGTGGAGGACTTTTTCGAGAGCCCAGTGGACCAGTTCCTGTTAACAAAGATACATCATCCTCTTTGCAAGGTGCTGGGTGGAAGAAATAGATTCTCCATCGGGGTTTTCACACAAAATGGATACACGATTG ATGTGGAGATCTGCCTAGATGAAGAAGGCTTGATTTTGCCTCTCTCAGAATGGGATCAGACCCACAAAAG AATTGCCTTATGTTTGGATGGGCCTGACCgattctgcacaaacacacaccaccttttGGGCAAGGAGGCCACAAAGAGAAGACATCTCCAGAAGCTGGGCTATATGGTGATACAG ATTCCTTACTTCGAATATGAGACTTTGAggacaaagacacagaaaaaGCAATATCTTCATCAGAAGATAAGTCACGCAGTCTCCCAGTGTTTTTCGTAA